One segment of Pontibacter akesuensis DNA contains the following:
- a CDS encoding cold-shock protein: protein MNNGTVKFFNDSKGFGFIKEADSDQEYFVHVSGLVDDVRENDEVTFDLQEGRKGLNAVNVKRA, encoded by the coding sequence ATGAATAACGGAACAGTAAAATTCTTTAATGACTCAAAAGGTTTTGGTTTTATTAAAGAAGCAGATTCAGATCAGGAGTACTTCGTGCACGTATCTGGATTAGTTGATGATGTCAGAGAAAATGACGAAGTAACTTTTGACTTACAAGAAGGAAGAAAAGGACTAAACGCGGTTAACGTTAAGCGTGCTTAG
- a CDS encoding sigma-54-dependent transcriptional regulator, translated as MQLKKASILVVDDDTDVLTAVRLLLRPQVKEIVTEKNPENIPSLLKQQSFDVILLDMNFASSINTGNEGLFWLKKIKSHKSEAAVIMITAYGDIDLAIRSLKEGAYDFVVKPWHNEKLLSILTNALDGKSKGANTPAPAEKPTGMGAELLGESDVMQDIFYKISKIAPTDANILILGENGTGKELIAKAIHQHSLRAAKPFVKVDVGALTESLFETELFGHKKGAFTDAREDRAGRFEAANKGTIFLDEIGNISLHQQSKLLSVLQNRQVIRVGANEATDIDVRLLCATNVTLAELANESRFRKDLVYRINTVEITVPPLRKRGNDIVLLAQHFSKIYADKYMKPAPELAKSAMEKLKSYHFPGNVRELQYAIERAVIMADTDVLEARDMLFSPIEAAPAAEALQQETNLEELEKATILHVLEKHGGNLSRASIELGITRTALYRRLSKYGL; from the coding sequence ATGCAGTTAAAGAAGGCTTCCATACTTGTTGTTGATGACGATACAGACGTGCTAACGGCAGTGCGGCTTTTGCTGCGGCCGCAGGTAAAGGAAATCGTAACCGAGAAGAACCCGGAGAACATACCCTCGCTCCTGAAGCAGCAGTCGTTTGATGTGATTCTGCTGGACATGAACTTCGCCAGCTCCATTAACACGGGCAACGAAGGGCTTTTCTGGCTCAAGAAAATAAAGTCGCACAAATCTGAGGCCGCCGTTATTATGATCACCGCCTATGGCGACATCGACCTGGCCATCCGCTCGCTGAAAGAGGGCGCGTACGACTTTGTAGTAAAGCCCTGGCACAACGAAAAACTGCTGTCCATACTTACAAATGCACTGGATGGTAAAAGCAAGGGCGCTAACACCCCCGCACCGGCAGAGAAACCGACTGGTATGGGCGCTGAGCTCCTGGGTGAGTCGGACGTGATGCAGGATATTTTCTACAAGATCAGCAAGATTGCCCCCACAGACGCAAACATACTTATACTTGGGGAAAACGGCACCGGCAAGGAGCTTATTGCCAAGGCCATACACCAGCATTCGCTGCGCGCTGCCAAGCCCTTCGTGAAAGTGGACGTAGGCGCGCTGACGGAATCGCTGTTTGAAACGGAACTGTTCGGCCACAAAAAAGGCGCGTTTACCGATGCGCGGGAAGACCGGGCCGGCAGGTTTGAAGCGGCAAACAAAGGCACTATTTTCCTGGATGAAATAGGCAACATCTCGCTGCACCAGCAATCGAAACTGCTGAGCGTGCTGCAGAACCGGCAGGTGATACGCGTGGGCGCCAACGAGGCCACCGACATAGACGTGCGCCTACTCTGCGCCACTAACGTGACGCTGGCAGAGCTAGCCAACGAGAGCCGCTTCCGGAAAGACCTGGTGTACCGCATTAATACCGTTGAGATTACCGTTCCGCCCCTACGCAAGCGCGGTAACGACATTGTGCTGCTGGCCCAGCATTTCAGCAAGATTTACGCGGACAAGTATATGAAACCCGCTCCGGAACTGGCGAAATCAGCGATGGAAAAACTGAAGAGCTACCACTTCCCCGGCAACGTGCGGGAGCTGCAGTATGCCATAGAGCGCGCCGTGATTATGGCGGATACGGATGTGCTGGAAGCCAGGGATATGTTGTTCTCCCCTATTGAAGCTGCGCCGGCAGCCGAAGCACTGCAGCAGGAAACAAATCTGGAGGAGTTGGAGAAAGCCACTATCCTCCATGTGCTGGAAAAGCACGGCGGCAACCTCTCCCGGGCAAGTATAGAATTGGGCATCACCCGAACGGCACTTTACAGACGCCTGAGCAAGTATGGGCTTTAA
- a CDS encoding ABC transporter permease, producing the protein MFSNYIKSTLRNLAWHKGFTLINIAGLALGLTACLLIGLFVYDELQYDKFLPEGEQVYRVYNQQTGEEGGDFIASVPPMFATTLEDNFPEVEATARILMLTFSNNSLVEVGEKQLYEKGMFLVDPSFFEIFQLNFKYGSPEKALDDPSSIVISDEFAERVFGDIDPVGKEVNINKSTLLVKGVFESNAKLHLPVNFILPMDAAQIPAERMKNWGWQQFYTYVKLKKGADPDFVLSKFRNIVKQQRDPEQNKPHNYLPFFQPLEEVYLYSSAFKYDQNLKGNITYVKALGIIAVFILLIACFNFVNLATAKSMQRAKEVGVRKAIGASRGQLMVQFLLETILLTLISVVFAAALTSLLLPSLNEFAGKSMSFNVFTDPAYLLLLVGLTLVVGLLAGIYPAMVLSGFQPVRVLKSAVVVDSKVGKIQWLRHGLIVVQFALSIFLIISAMVVYKQVSYLHTKDLGFDKDQIMFFSMRGDNMFGNYETFKSELRKGPGIQNVAIGYGFPGDATAGDRVIVPKNGERVHQSATLLMIDFDYINTLNVQTVAGRPFSREYKTDADHAFMINETAVKDLGFGTAEKALGQTLLWPTWDNQDSVKEGKIIGVVKDFHVSSLYDKVEPTVLQIYPGANIKVAVKMDAENIAGAIAHVKEVWGKFSPDYPIEYIFMDDNFAKMYTAEDKLKSLLTIFTGIAIFVACLGLFGLAAYAAERRKKEIGIRKVLGAETSSIVTLLSKDFLKLVLVAAIIAFPLAWYAMGKWLEDFAYRIDIPIWVFILAGAVAGLLAFLTISFQAVRAATANPVNNLRMD; encoded by the coding sequence ATGTTCAGCAACTACATCAAATCCACCTTACGGAACCTGGCCTGGCACAAAGGCTTTACGCTCATCAACATTGCCGGCCTGGCCCTCGGTCTCACGGCCTGCCTGCTGATCGGCCTCTTTGTGTACGATGAGCTGCAGTACGATAAATTCCTGCCGGAGGGCGAGCAGGTGTACCGGGTCTATAACCAGCAGACCGGAGAGGAAGGAGGCGACTTTATCGCTAGCGTGCCGCCCATGTTCGCTACTACGCTGGAAGACAACTTTCCGGAGGTAGAGGCCACGGCACGTATCCTGATGCTTACATTTAGCAACAACTCACTCGTAGAGGTAGGGGAGAAGCAACTGTATGAAAAGGGAATGTTTCTTGTGGACCCTTCCTTTTTTGAGATTTTTCAGCTGAACTTCAAGTATGGCTCTCCTGAAAAGGCGCTGGATGATCCTTCCTCCATAGTTATCTCGGATGAGTTTGCAGAGCGTGTATTCGGAGACATTGATCCGGTTGGTAAAGAGGTAAACATCAACAAGTCGACTCTTTTAGTGAAAGGCGTTTTTGAAAGTAACGCTAAACTTCACCTGCCGGTAAACTTCATTCTGCCCATGGATGCAGCCCAAATTCCGGCCGAACGCATGAAGAACTGGGGATGGCAGCAGTTTTATACGTATGTTAAGCTGAAGAAAGGTGCTGACCCTGATTTTGTGCTTTCGAAGTTCCGCAACATTGTAAAGCAGCAGCGCGACCCGGAACAAAACAAACCGCACAACTACCTGCCCTTCTTTCAGCCGCTGGAGGAGGTTTACCTTTACTCTTCTGCTTTCAAGTACGATCAGAATTTAAAAGGCAACATCACCTATGTGAAGGCGCTGGGGATTATTGCCGTGTTTATCCTGCTGATCGCCTGCTTTAATTTTGTGAACCTAGCCACGGCCAAATCGATGCAGCGTGCCAAAGAAGTGGGCGTGCGCAAGGCCATTGGCGCCAGCCGGGGGCAACTCATGGTGCAGTTCCTGCTCGAGACCATTCTGCTCACACTTATTAGTGTGGTGTTTGCCGCGGCGCTTACCTCGCTGCTGTTGCCTTCGCTAAACGAGTTTGCCGGCAAGAGCATGTCCTTTAATGTTTTCACCGATCCGGCTTACCTGTTGCTGCTGGTCGGGCTGACGTTGGTAGTAGGCCTGTTGGCTGGCATATATCCGGCCATGGTGCTATCGGGTTTCCAGCCGGTGCGGGTCCTGAAAAGCGCTGTGGTGGTGGATAGCAAAGTCGGGAAGATCCAATGGTTGCGGCACGGGCTGATTGTGGTGCAGTTTGCCCTGTCCATTTTCCTGATCATAAGTGCCATGGTAGTGTACAAGCAGGTGTCTTACCTGCACACCAAGGATCTTGGTTTTGATAAGGACCAGATCATGTTTTTCAGCATGCGCGGCGATAACATGTTCGGTAACTACGAAACGTTTAAAAGCGAACTGCGCAAAGGGCCTGGTATCCAGAATGTGGCCATCGGCTACGGCTTTCCGGGCGATGCCACGGCAGGCGACAGGGTGATAGTGCCTAAAAATGGAGAGCGGGTGCACCAGTCAGCCACGCTGCTAATGATTGACTTTGACTACATCAACACACTGAATGTACAGACCGTAGCGGGCAGGCCTTTCTCGCGGGAGTATAAGACGGATGCCGATCATGCCTTCATGATCAACGAAACGGCTGTAAAGGACCTGGGCTTCGGCACAGCTGAAAAAGCACTCGGGCAAACCCTGCTCTGGCCCACCTGGGATAACCAGGACTCTGTGAAGGAAGGGAAAATAATCGGGGTGGTGAAGGACTTCCACGTCTCCAGCCTGTATGATAAAGTAGAGCCAACGGTGCTGCAGATTTACCCGGGAGCCAACATCAAGGTAGCCGTGAAGATGGATGCTGAAAACATAGCCGGTGCCATTGCCCACGTAAAGGAGGTTTGGGGGAAATTTTCTCCTGACTACCCGATTGAGTACATTTTCATGGATGACAACTTTGCGAAGATGTACACGGCCGAGGATAAGCTCAAGTCCCTGCTCACCATCTTTACCGGTATAGCCATCTTTGTTGCCTGCCTGGGGCTGTTCGGCTTGGCGGCCTACGCGGCGGAACGCCGGAAGAAGGAAATTGGCATCCGGAAAGTGCTGGGAGCCGAAACTTCCTCCATTGTTACCCTGCTCTCCAAAGACTTCCTGAAACTGGTGCTGGTGGCGGCTATTATTGCCTTTCCGCTGGCCTGGTATGCAATGGGCAAGTGGCTGGAGGATTTTGCCTACAGGATTGATATTCCGATCTGGGTGTTTATTCTGGCAGGGGCTGTGGCCGGTTTGCTGGCTTTCCTCACCATTAGTTTCCAGGCGGTGCGGGCGGCAACGGCAAACCCCGTAAACAACCTGAGGATGGACTGA
- a CDS encoding metallophosphoesterase, with product MKKVRSISMNKKYGKLLLGSLAVGAAAVLVDALLLEKYFFDVKTFNIGENGGGKQLKLVLLTDLHFKQHLLPHHRKLAAKINELEPDLILITGDTLDSSGTLHPMDAFLSLLHQRIPKAAIPGNNDYKAAPDLSSLKNIYKKHNCDFLVNESKLYLLRGERLLVTGLDDFIEGESDVAAAVADVGHEKHHLLLVHSPLQQETAMKKIRMINRGRSRDEQLQIRYIFAGHNHGGQVRLPGYVPKLPLKSGGYVNGWYNQQPPYLYVSKGFGTSTLPFRFFARSEVTVFKYSM from the coding sequence ATGAAAAAAGTTAGAAGTATAAGTATGAACAAAAAGTATGGAAAGCTGCTGTTGGGATCATTGGCTGTGGGTGCCGCCGCCGTGCTGGTGGATGCCTTGCTGCTTGAAAAGTATTTCTTTGACGTGAAGACGTTTAACATCGGTGAAAACGGCGGCGGCAAGCAACTGAAGCTCGTGCTGCTCACCGACCTGCACTTTAAGCAGCACCTGCTGCCCCACCACCGCAAGCTTGCCGCCAAAATAAATGAACTGGAGCCCGACCTGATCCTGATTACCGGCGACACCCTTGACTCCTCCGGCACGCTGCACCCGATGGATGCGTTCCTGAGCCTGCTGCACCAGCGCATTCCCAAAGCCGCCATACCGGGGAACAACGATTACAAGGCAGCCCCGGACCTTAGCAGCCTGAAGAATATCTACAAGAAGCACAACTGCGATTTCCTGGTGAACGAGTCGAAGCTATACCTGCTGCGGGGAGAAAGGCTGCTGGTGACGGGTTTGGATGACTTTATCGAGGGCGAAAGCGATGTGGCCGCAGCCGTTGCCGATGTCGGCCATGAGAAACACCACCTGCTGCTGGTGCACAGCCCGCTGCAGCAGGAAACGGCCATGAAGAAGATCCGCATGATCAACCGGGGCCGGAGCAGAGACGAGCAGTTGCAGATCCGGTACATCTTTGCCGGCCACAACCACGGGGGCCAGGTACGGCTTCCGGGCTATGTCCCGAAGCTCCCGCTCAAATCGGGCGGCTATGTCAACGGATGGTACAACCAGCAGCCGCCTTACCTTTACGTATCGAAGGGCTTTGGCACCTCTACCCTTCCGTTCCGGTTCTTCGCCCGCTCCGAAGTGACGGTCTTCAAGTATAGCATGTGA
- a CDS encoding oxygenase MpaB family protein: MFVTARFKVRVRLDSMEYFVRKGSIVREVWGKGDTILLVFTGASAEFALNKSVDWLYFTGRLPADPLGRLFSTVGYARKIIFSEKEKAHQAIDSMAAIHAGVESARGMAIPDSAYRDVLFMLIDYSIRSYELLERKLSEAEKMEVFEVFHRVGSRMGINGLPATWQEWLLMREQHLEQNLQKSALTLDLYQQYKKHLGLLRYKMLLEGQKLVVPEKVLELLDLGSLSLMKPVVPAYKISRKINMDWLLKDIILPPAYKAQIKALDQEA; encoded by the coding sequence ATGTTCGTGACCGCACGTTTTAAGGTACGCGTGCGTTTGGATAGTATGGAATATTTTGTGAGAAAAGGCTCTATTGTCCGGGAGGTATGGGGTAAGGGAGACACCATCCTGTTAGTGTTTACCGGAGCTTCCGCTGAGTTTGCGTTGAACAAGTCCGTTGATTGGCTATACTTCACTGGCAGGCTTCCGGCAGACCCGCTGGGCCGGCTTTTCTCAACGGTGGGCTACGCGCGAAAAATCATTTTCTCCGAAAAAGAAAAGGCGCATCAGGCCATTGATAGTATGGCCGCCATACATGCGGGGGTGGAGTCGGCACGCGGCATGGCAATTCCAGACAGTGCGTACCGCGATGTGCTTTTCATGCTCATCGACTACTCCATTCGCTCGTACGAGTTACTGGAAAGAAAGCTTTCGGAGGCGGAAAAGATGGAGGTGTTTGAGGTGTTCCACCGTGTGGGAAGCCGCATGGGAATTAATGGACTACCGGCCACATGGCAGGAGTGGCTGCTCATGCGGGAACAGCACCTGGAGCAAAACCTTCAGAAAAGCGCTCTCACGCTGGATTTGTACCAGCAGTATAAAAAGCACCTGGGACTACTGCGCTATAAGATGCTGCTGGAAGGGCAGAAACTGGTTGTGCCGGAGAAGGTGCTGGAACTACTGGATTTGGGCAGCCTCTCGCTGATGAAACCAGTTGTACCTGCCTACAAAATCAGCCGCAAAATAAACATGGACTGGCTCTTGAAGGACATCATACTACCGCCTGCTTACAAAGCGCAAATAAAGGCGTTAGACCAGGAGGCTTAG
- a CDS encoding cold shock domain-containing protein gives MGRSQETFSKKEKEKKRLKKRQDKEQKKEERQANSDKGKGIEEMMAYVDENGNITDTPPDPTRKKAVIKQEDIQISVSKQADLDPADSIRKGTITFFNESKGYGFIRDHDTQESIFVHQNEMIDKVGENAKVTFEVEMGQKGLNAVRVKAAV, from the coding sequence ATGGGTAGATCTCAAGAAACATTCAGTAAAAAAGAAAAAGAAAAGAAAAGGCTCAAGAAGAGGCAGGACAAGGAGCAAAAGAAAGAAGAGCGCCAAGCCAATTCCGACAAGGGAAAAGGCATTGAGGAGATGATGGCCTACGTGGATGAGAATGGAAACATCACGGATACGCCACCGGATCCTACCAGAAAGAAAGCTGTGATCAAGCAGGAAGACATTCAGATCAGCGTGTCGAAGCAGGCAGACCTGGACCCGGCTGACAGCATCAGAAAAGGAACGATCACGTTCTTCAACGAGTCGAAAGGCTACGGTTTCATCAGAGACCACGACACACAGGAGAGTATCTTCGTGCACCAGAACGAGATGATTGACAAGGTGGGTGAGAATGCCAAAGTAACGTTTGAAGTGGAAATGGGGCAAAAAGGCCTGAATGCAGTTAGAGTGAAAGCCGCTGTATAA
- a CDS encoding PorP/SprF family type IX secretion system membrane protein, with the protein MKRFSILLLFVLLASAAVAQQKALYSQYMTNYYLLNPAVAGYGKNLNIKAGYRNQWVGFDDAPATFYVSGEAALFQNGRRTPRNKPYHGAGGYIYKDITGPTSRTGVLLSYAYHVPLNRTMYLSSGVFAGMQQYSFNANKIQLADGSNERDPVTSGGNETAFMPDLSVGTYLHSDRFFAGVSLFQVLGNKIFEFENSEVPSRLVRHLFVSGGYNFEVNRNITVIPSVLLKYVSPAPLQADFNVRGEYNFSKKRNKTNFDDKVWVGASYRTQDAVVALVGANFMEQYEVSYSYDITTSPIRHHSSGSHEIMIGFRMQ; encoded by the coding sequence ATGAAAAGATTTAGTATTCTTCTATTGTTCGTGCTGCTGGCCTCGGCTGCGGTTGCCCAGCAGAAGGCCCTGTACAGCCAGTACATGACCAATTATTACCTGCTCAACCCGGCTGTGGCGGGCTATGGCAAAAACCTGAACATCAAAGCCGGCTACCGCAACCAGTGGGTCGGTTTTGATGATGCCCCGGCCACCTTTTACGTCAGCGGGGAAGCTGCGCTCTTCCAGAACGGGCGGCGCACGCCCCGGAACAAGCCCTACCATGGTGCCGGTGGCTACATTTACAAAGACATCACCGGCCCCACCAGCCGCACGGGTGTGTTGCTTTCCTACGCCTACCATGTGCCGCTGAACAGGACCATGTACCTTTCTTCAGGTGTATTTGCCGGGATGCAGCAGTACAGCTTCAATGCCAACAAGATTCAGCTGGCGGATGGATCAAACGAGCGGGACCCGGTAACCAGCGGTGGCAACGAAACGGCCTTCATGCCGGACCTAAGCGTGGGCACCTACCTGCACTCCGACAGGTTCTTTGCGGGCGTTTCGCTGTTCCAGGTACTGGGAAACAAGATCTTTGAGTTTGAGAACTCCGAGGTGCCAAGTCGCCTGGTGCGCCACCTGTTCGTGTCGGGTGGGTACAACTTTGAGGTGAACAGGAACATCACGGTTATTCCATCAGTGCTGCTGAAGTACGTGAGCCCTGCTCCGTTGCAGGCCGACTTTAACGTGAGGGGCGAGTACAACTTCAGCAAGAAGCGCAACAAGACCAACTTTGATGACAAAGTATGGGTAGGCGCGTCGTACAGAACACAGGATGCGGTGGTGGCCCTTGTCGGCGCTAACTTTATGGAGCAGTATGAGGTGAGCTATTCGTACGACATCACCACATCCCCTATCCGCCACCACAGCTCCGGCTCACACGAGATCATGATCGGTTTCCGCATGCAATAG
- a CDS encoding sensor histidine kinase, whose product MGFKNFEGRLLLRVGLLLVTLSAPALLVVNGLSEALVFLLPLLAYQVVELVQFLRQAQDELNQFVESVHYRDFTRYFNEKKAPTQLETLRKGFNEINSTFKLINQEKETQHLHLQRILELVNTGILSYNLDSGEILLMNEALRKLLQVPFMKTVQALEKRDPGLYAAVQRLQPGNTTLATAHTSSLDKSTFKILLSAAEFKSEGHSYKLIAFQNVNEALDETEAQAWQKLLNVMTHELMNSIAPISSLANTLKARLHETATTGATPEDLEDLEIGISTIKRRSEGLLKFASTYRNLSKITKLNEEEISIRELFANLKRLMLPTLQQKQIKLDVALMEQDITLQADPNLLDQVFINLLVNAIEAVKDRPAPQITLEAFTAPDGKVVVTIADNGMGMSREVQEKIFIPFFSTKKQGSGIGLSLCKQILMLHRATIQVQSEEGLGTVFTLRFGSPSTTAAPLPATELSNA is encoded by the coding sequence ATGGGCTTTAAGAACTTTGAAGGACGACTGCTCCTGCGGGTGGGGCTGCTGCTGGTTACGTTAAGCGCACCGGCCCTGCTGGTCGTAAACGGTTTGTCGGAGGCGCTGGTGTTTCTGCTCCCGCTCCTGGCCTACCAGGTGGTGGAGCTGGTGCAGTTCCTGCGGCAGGCCCAGGATGAGCTGAATCAGTTTGTGGAGTCGGTGCATTATCGCGACTTTACCCGGTATTTTAACGAAAAGAAGGCACCCACGCAGCTGGAAACCCTGCGAAAGGGGTTTAACGAGATAAACAGCACCTTTAAGTTAATTAATCAGGAAAAGGAAACACAGCACCTGCACCTGCAGCGCATCCTGGAGCTTGTCAACACCGGTATCCTCTCCTACAACCTCGACAGTGGCGAGATCCTGTTAATGAACGAGGCACTGCGGAAACTGCTGCAGGTTCCGTTTATGAAAACAGTGCAGGCACTTGAAAAACGGGACCCTGGGCTTTATGCCGCTGTGCAGCGCCTGCAGCCCGGCAACACTACACTGGCAACCGCGCATACGTCCAGCCTGGACAAGAGCACCTTCAAGATTCTATTGTCAGCAGCGGAATTCAAAAGTGAGGGACACAGCTATAAACTAATTGCGTTTCAGAACGTGAACGAGGCCTTGGACGAGACAGAAGCACAAGCCTGGCAAAAGTTGCTGAACGTGATGACGCACGAGTTGATGAATTCCATTGCTCCCATCTCCTCACTGGCCAACACCTTAAAAGCCCGCCTACACGAAACCGCGACAACGGGCGCTACCCCTGAGGACCTGGAGGATCTGGAAATAGGCATCAGCACGATAAAACGCAGAAGCGAGGGGCTGCTGAAGTTTGCATCTACCTACCGCAACCTAAGCAAGATCACCAAGCTGAATGAAGAGGAGATTTCTATAAGAGAACTATTTGCCAACTTAAAGCGGCTCATGCTGCCCACGCTACAGCAGAAGCAAATAAAACTGGACGTGGCACTAATGGAGCAGGACATCACGCTGCAGGCGGACCCTAACCTGCTGGACCAGGTCTTTATCAACCTGCTCGTAAATGCCATAGAAGCAGTAAAAGACCGCCCGGCCCCGCAGATAACACTAGAGGCGTTCACCGCTCCGGATGGTAAGGTGGTCGTAACGATTGCTGACAATGGCATGGGCATGTCACGTGAAGTACAGGAGAAAATATTCATTCCCTTTTTCAGCACTAAAAAGCAGGGAAGCGGTATTGGCCTTAGTCTCTGCAAGCAAATCCTGATGCTGCACCGCGCCACCATACAGGTGCAGTCGGAGGAGGGCCTGGGGACAGTGTTTACGCTGCGTTTTGGAAGTCCCTCCACGACTGCTGCCCCACTTCCCGCAACAGAGCTTAGCAATGCATAA